The proteins below are encoded in one region of Corynebacterium felinum:
- a CDS encoding IS1380 family transposase: MKTTTYIPRVASCSHLVSGAGVLPFAHVAELVGISDCLDSALPRSGLTHTLGDVWVNLALSLIAGGDDVHDITLLSSVSTALASKSLPSVTTAWRRITEYADTSEHVREGFIHAAKQARTRVWDLLGDHAPHRVATVEQPLVIDIDATLITAHSDKENATPTYKKGFGFHPLCAFIDYTSIGLPGGEFLNCLLRPGNAGANTIRDHCQLVDEILATLPDHSDGQPWGKRLVIRADSAGGTKKFISFLNDHNLGYVLGYSAPPTARITLDHHLQSQQTTNADTQHLGTSAHTGKDCDRWDTRVPIVRASGDLVCDENHFLEDITGLLRTANIDEHQPLVNLLADYPEDMRVIARIEPPHPGCQHSLFNQHGVRAQLCVTNLIGNIQHIDYCYRNRSLCEQHIKDTKDQGLSKLPFKQFGANQIWCLIVALSHQLLTWTKLIDACHHKDHSHQETSKPWWTWVPKTIRVRFVAVASKITTSSRRIILQLDQHNPHTHTLVTLIGYTQSLLQPRWKKRKP; encoded by the coding sequence GTGAAGACTACCACATACATTCCACGGGTTGCTAGCTGTTCTCATCTTGTATCCGGTGCGGGGGTGTTACCGTTTGCTCACGTAGCCGAATTGGTGGGAATAAGTGACTGCCTTGATTCCGCTTTGCCGCGTTCTGGGCTCACGCACACGTTAGGGGATGTGTGGGTGAATCTGGCTTTATCGTTGATTGCTGGTGGGGATGATGTCCACGACATCACCTTGCTTTCTTCTGTTTCAACCGCGTTAGCATCAAAATCGTTACCGTCAGTGACAACCGCATGGCGGCGGATCACAGAATATGCAGATACCAGCGAGCATGTGCGAGAAGGGTTTATCCACGCAGCGAAACAAGCTCGCACTAGGGTGTGGGATTTGTTAGGTGATCACGCTCCGCATCGGGTGGCAACAGTTGAACAACCACTGGTTATCGATATTGATGCCACGTTGATTACCGCACATTCCGATAAGGAAAACGCGACGCCTACCTATAAGAAAGGCTTTGGTTTCCACCCGTTATGTGCCTTTATTGATTACACCAGCATCGGTCTGCCTGGTGGGGAGTTTCTTAACTGCCTGCTTCGACCAGGAAATGCCGGGGCAAACACAATTCGTGATCACTGCCAGCTTGTTGACGAGATTCTTGCCACCCTGCCTGATCACAGTGATGGTCAACCCTGGGGCAAACGATTAGTCATCCGTGCTGACAGTGCTGGTGGGACAAAGAAATTCATCAGTTTCCTCAACGATCACAACCTTGGGTATGTTCTGGGTTATTCCGCCCCGCCGACAGCGCGCATCACCCTTGACCATCACCTTCAATCCCAACAAACAACCAACGCTGATACACAACACTTGGGAACCAGTGCTCACACAGGCAAAGACTGTGATCGGTGGGATACTCGGGTGCCGATTGTGCGTGCTTCAGGGGATCTGGTTTGTGATGAGAACCATTTCCTTGAAGACATCACCGGACTACTGCGCACCGCAAATATAGATGAGCACCAACCTTTGGTGAATCTTCTAGCTGACTACCCCGAGGATATGCGTGTTATCGCACGAATCGAACCACCCCACCCAGGGTGCCAACACAGTCTTTTCAACCAACATGGTGTTCGCGCCCAACTGTGCGTAACGAACCTTATTGGGAATATTCAACACATTGACTACTGCTACCGTAATCGGTCTTTATGTGAACAACACATCAAAGACACCAAAGACCAAGGCCTTAGTAAACTGCCGTTTAAACAATTCGGGGCGAACCAAATCTGGTGTTTGATCGTTGCACTATCCCACCAACTTCTTACCTGGACGAAACTCATCGACGCCTGCCACCACAAAGATCATTCACACCAAGAAACAAGCAAGCCTTGGTGGACATGGGTGCCGAAGACTATCCGTGTAAGGTTTGTTGCGGTTGCATCAAAAATCACCACAAGCAGCAGACGCATCATCCTCCAGCTTGACCAGCACAACCCCCACACCCACACACTGGTCACGCTTATTGGCTACACCCAGAGCCTTCTACAGCCACGCTGGAAGAAACGAAAACCCTAA
- a CDS encoding glycine--tRNA ligase, translated as MAKTNVIDTVVNLCKRRGLVYPCGEIYGGTRSAWDYGPLGVELKENIKKQWWRTFVQARADMVGLDSSIILPRQVWHASGHVDTFTDPLVESLHTHKRYRADHLIEAYEAKHGHKPENGLADVPDPETGQPGAWTEPQLFSGLMKTYLGPVDNEQGLHYMRPETAQGIFINFKNVVTTSRMKPPFGIGQVGKAFRNEITPGNFIFRTREFEQMEIEYFVPPAQAQEKFDEWVQACWNWFIDLGIKEENIRQFDVPEDERAHYSAGTIDFEYRFGFQGNEWGELMGVANRTDYDLGCHIEHSGEDLSFFDQASGERYVPHVIEPSFGLTRAMMAFLCDAYHEDEAPNAKGGVDTRVVLKLDRRLAPVKVAVLPLSKKDTLIPTAEKLAHDLRQLWNVDYDLSGAIGRRYRRQDEIGTPFCVTVDFDTLEDGAVTVRERDTMQQERVKIDELQSYLAARLIGC; from the coding sequence ATGGCTAAAACTAATGTCATCGACACCGTCGTTAACCTCTGTAAGCGTCGCGGACTCGTTTACCCTTGTGGTGAGATCTACGGTGGTACCCGTTCCGCTTGGGATTACGGCCCACTGGGTGTTGAGCTGAAGGAAAACATCAAGAAGCAGTGGTGGCGTACATTCGTCCAAGCTCGCGCCGATATGGTTGGTCTCGATTCCTCCATCATCTTGCCCCGCCAGGTTTGGCATGCATCTGGGCATGTCGATACCTTCACTGACCCACTGGTTGAATCCCTGCACACCCATAAGCGTTATCGTGCAGATCACCTGATTGAGGCTTATGAGGCAAAGCATGGGCACAAGCCTGAAAATGGCCTTGCTGATGTTCCTGACCCAGAGACTGGCCAGCCAGGTGCATGGACTGAGCCACAGCTGTTTTCCGGTTTGATGAAGACCTACCTCGGCCCTGTTGATAACGAGCAGGGTTTGCATTACATGCGCCCAGAAACTGCTCAGGGTATCTTCATTAACTTCAAGAATGTTGTCACCACATCCCGCATGAAGCCTCCTTTCGGCATCGGGCAGGTGGGTAAGGCTTTCCGTAACGAGATCACTCCAGGTAACTTCATTTTCCGTACCCGCGAGTTTGAGCAGATGGAGATCGAGTATTTCGTTCCTCCTGCACAGGCACAAGAGAAGTTTGACGAGTGGGTTCAGGCTTGCTGGAACTGGTTCATTGATCTGGGTATCAAGGAAGAAAACATCCGTCAGTTTGATGTTCCGGAAGATGAGCGCGCGCACTACTCTGCCGGCACTATTGACTTTGAGTACCGTTTCGGTTTCCAGGGTAATGAGTGGGGTGAGCTGATGGGCGTGGCTAACCGTACTGATTACGATTTGGGCTGCCACATTGAGCACTCTGGTGAGGATTTGTCTTTCTTTGACCAGGCGTCGGGCGAGCGTTATGTTCCTCACGTAATCGAGCCTTCTTTCGGTCTGACTCGTGCGATGATGGCATTCTTGTGTGATGCTTATCATGAGGATGAGGCTCCGAATGCTAAGGGTGGTGTGGATACTCGTGTGGTGCTGAAGCTGGATCGTCGTTTGGCTCCTGTGAAGGTTGCTGTTTTGCCGCTGTCGAAGAAGGACACCTTGATTCCTACTGCGGAGAAGCTTGCTCACGATCTGCGTCAGCTGTGGAATGTTGATTATGATTTGTCGGGTGCGATTGGTCGTCGTTACCGTCGCCAGGATGAGATTGGTACTCCTTTCTGTGTGACTGTTGATTTTGATACGCTCGAAGACGGTGCGGTTACTGTCCGTGAGCGTGACACGATGCAGCAGGAGCGCGTGAAGATTGATGAGCTGCAGTCGTACCTGGCTGCGAGGTTGATTGGTTGCTAA
- a CDS encoding ArsR/SmtB family transcription factor: MYTSETPAPDPFAPPQLANVAEFFKALDSPIRLQIIHILSTREHYVYEIVEKLNSSQPLISQHLRVLRETKIVDCTRSGRLITYKLACPGVLGIINKDSNACHAA; encoded by the coding sequence ATGTACACTTCCGAGACCCCTGCACCAGATCCTTTCGCCCCTCCACAGTTGGCAAATGTCGCCGAGTTTTTTAAGGCACTTGACTCTCCGATCCGTTTGCAGATCATCCACATTCTCTCCACTCGCGAACACTACGTGTATGAGATCGTCGAAAAGCTCAACAGCAGCCAGCCACTGATCAGCCAGCACTTGCGCGTTCTACGTGAAACTAAGATTGTTGACTGTACCCGCAGCGGTCGCCTAATTACCTATAAACTAGCTTGTCCAGGCGTTTTGGGAATTATCAACAAAGACTCCAATGCCTGCCACGCTGCCTAA
- a CDS encoding deoxyguanosinetriphosphate triphosphohydrolase → MSGFNYQTSDWERRCAETDKHSTLVAHDDERGPFARDRARVLHSAALRRLADKTQVVGPRDGDTPRTRLTHSLEVAQIARGIGSALGLNPDLCEMAGLTHDIGHPPYGHNGERALNDVAADCGGFEGNAQTLRILTLLEPKVVDETGHSFGLNLTRAALDAACKYPVTHTRTDGGTNKKYGCYDEDAHILDWVRRGHDDQRASMEAQTMDFSDDIAYSVHDVEDGIVAGRINLGVLWDFVELAQLADKGAQAFGGNPEELIDAAGYLRELHVVQRAADFRGSFRGYCELKAMTSELVGRYVGAVVEHTKLRNGAPIGRLEGNLFVPEQVMAEVTLLKTLAVLYVMDDPKHLERQNRQRDRIFRVFDYLNAGGIGALDPAFVHFYERANTDAEKQRVFIDQIASMTESRLERLAKHSADLSSYYS, encoded by the coding sequence ATTAGCGGATTTAACTACCAAACCTCGGACTGGGAACGTCGGTGCGCAGAAACCGATAAACACAGCACTCTTGTTGCCCACGATGATGAACGCGGACCCTTTGCCAGGGATCGTGCGCGGGTGCTGCATTCGGCAGCATTGCGTCGACTCGCAGACAAAACCCAAGTAGTGGGGCCACGGGATGGGGATACCCCGCGCACCCGACTTACGCATTCGCTGGAGGTTGCCCAAATTGCCCGCGGAATCGGCTCGGCCCTAGGGTTGAATCCCGACCTGTGTGAAATGGCGGGACTGACTCACGATATTGGGCACCCGCCCTATGGGCACAATGGGGAACGGGCGTTGAATGACGTCGCCGCTGACTGTGGCGGGTTTGAAGGAAATGCCCAAACCTTAAGGATTCTCACCCTGCTCGAACCTAAGGTAGTGGATGAAACCGGCCATAGCTTCGGGCTTAATCTCACCCGCGCCGCCCTTGACGCTGCGTGTAAATATCCTGTGACTCACACGCGTACCGACGGCGGCACCAACAAGAAATACGGCTGCTACGACGAAGACGCCCACATCCTCGACTGGGTGCGGCGCGGGCATGACGATCAACGCGCCAGCATGGAAGCCCAAACAATGGATTTTTCCGACGATATCGCCTATTCGGTGCACGACGTGGAAGATGGCATCGTTGCAGGGCGCATTAACCTCGGGGTGTTGTGGGACTTTGTTGAGCTGGCTCAACTCGCCGATAAAGGTGCTCAAGCATTTGGTGGCAATCCGGAAGAGCTCATCGATGCGGCGGGCTATTTGAGGGAGCTGCATGTTGTGCAGCGTGCAGCGGACTTTCGCGGTAGTTTCCGTGGCTATTGTGAGCTCAAAGCAATGACTTCCGAACTTGTTGGACGCTACGTGGGGGCAGTAGTTGAGCATACGAAGCTTCGCAACGGCGCCCCGATTGGCCGGCTTGAGGGTAACCTTTTCGTGCCTGAACAGGTCATGGCGGAAGTGACGCTACTGAAAACCTTGGCTGTGCTGTATGTGATGGATGATCCGAAACATTTGGAACGCCAGAATCGCCAACGCGACCGCATTTTCCGAGTGTTCGACTATCTCAATGCTGGTGGCATTGGTGCTCTTGACCCCGCTTTCGTGCATTTTTATGAACGCGCCAACACTGATGCGGAAAAACAGCGGGTGTTCATTGATCAGATCGCATCCATGACCGAATCACGACTTGAGCGATTAGCCAAGCATTCGGCTGATCTCAGCAGCTATTACAGCTAG
- a CDS encoding ribonuclease domain-containing protein, with translation MAKRTKLSAVAGGLLLAAVAAYFGINPSDSSTQEFKTSTQSVASTTEINAAPATPHQAEKKPAPASATFPNNAFDFCYVKDLPSEAKDTIDDILRGGPFDYPDNDSRRFGNYEKELPPKNRSYYREYTVETPGLNHRGPKRIVTGGGSEQDPEKWYYTEDHYQTFCEIPDAEAPTNS, from the coding sequence ATGGCTAAGCGCACGAAACTTTCAGCAGTAGCAGGCGGCCTGCTCCTTGCAGCAGTGGCCGCCTATTTCGGCATAAACCCGTCTGATTCGTCCACCCAAGAATTCAAAACGTCCACCCAATCCGTGGCCAGCACCACGGAAATCAATGCCGCCCCAGCTACCCCACATCAGGCAGAGAAAAAACCCGCACCTGCTTCAGCAACTTTTCCGAACAACGCCTTTGACTTCTGCTACGTGAAGGATCTTCCTTCCGAGGCAAAAGACACCATCGACGATATTTTGCGGGGCGGCCCCTTCGACTATCCCGATAACGATAGTCGCCGATTCGGCAACTATGAAAAGGAGCTACCGCCGAAAAATCGTTCCTACTACCGGGAATACACAGTAGAAACCCCAGGTCTCAACCACCGCGGACCCAAAAGGATTGTCACTGGTGGCGGTAGTGAACAAGACCCTGAAAAGTGGTATTACACGGAAGATCACTACCAAACGTTCTGCGAGATTCCCGACGCCGAAGCTCCCACAAACTCATAA
- a CDS encoding DUF3558 family protein, translating to MKLRTALLPLVISSALVVVGCSHSSTTQAASTTVASSLVPTPNPTVVPDLWYRPAMIPLPPDREYTEGFDPSNRTQKLYNPCDELTAEELTELELKKVVETATAGSTLIDCGMEVLGQDGGYNVTTHLATYAHIKERGLIIDATFPDADDRVYFSHIRHDTADHCDAAVSTENGRLSITYTYRERKPLPKDELCRRAYEVMQKLRVKGGYR from the coding sequence ATGAAATTACGCACAGCACTACTGCCACTGGTTATCAGTTCTGCTCTTGTGGTGGTTGGGTGTTCTCATTCATCGACCACTCAGGCTGCATCGACAACTGTTGCTTCTTCGTTGGTACCGACTCCGAATCCTACCGTGGTGCCTGATCTATGGTATCGGCCGGCAATGATCCCGCTTCCCCCGGATCGTGAATATACGGAAGGGTTCGATCCGAGTAATCGCACGCAAAAACTCTACAACCCGTGCGATGAGTTAACTGCTGAAGAGCTCACAGAATTAGAGCTGAAAAAAGTTGTAGAAACTGCTACCGCAGGTTCAACGTTGATTGATTGTGGGATGGAGGTGCTTGGTCAAGACGGTGGTTATAACGTCACTACGCATCTTGCGACCTATGCCCATATCAAAGAGCGTGGGCTGATTATTGATGCGACGTTCCCAGATGCCGATGACCGCGTGTATTTCAGTCACATCCGGCACGATACTGCCGATCATTGCGATGCTGCTGTGAGCACTGAAAATGGGCGTTTGAGTATCACCTACACATATCGGGAGAGAAAACCATTACCGAAAGACGAGCTGTGTCGTCGTGCCTATGAAGTTATGCAAAAACTACGTGTCAAAGGAGGATACCGATGA
- a CDS encoding TPM domain-containing protein translates to MNSRFGRIFLATVGCCGAATCCGVLAAPLFVAHAQQVSYLAEAPEAYSDIVTDLRGQLSPEEIDKITDAAAAYSMETGGQFRLVLVNDFDGLTPERWTEEVLNRIGAGPNDVVMAVSTNQFGFTGGSGFSDADLDRMWNASSQPLAQRDFAGSAIGLLDAASNAGGGAVSDSQPGSATSGSAASSGQSTGSALWTVAGLGALGATGGGLYVASRRRRKQDSLAVLEQARSLDPADSSSLARLPLDTLESLAQEELVSTDESIKNARAELDIAIAEFGAERTRSFTRAMNHSTQTLQKAFGLKQRLDTQQFAGEIERRALLVEIISSCGQADDALDAEAVNFAQLRDLLVNAPAALDKVTQASVDITARMPAASVLLEQLKSDYSAPMIAPIADNVQLAQAALDEANRQLDLSRTLLARPAGEQGGLVDAVRLAEQAAAKADQMLAAIENAQADITRAQVGIPELVKEVQSEIDEAVAIRAKGQSLGTAMNWDLVDGTIARARTAVEQINPDDPLSTWATLTDIDAQLDELLDQLRQGTASHERMLQVYTQQSGVATAQIRAAQDFISARGRVVKAGARTKLAEAERAFAQAEVNRNKNTREAINFAREAASLAQQAMRLAQRDDDDYRRRHSSSNNTTGAMIAGMVINELLNSGHRHGGGFSGGFGGGGSRGGSFGGGGSRGGSF, encoded by the coding sequence ATGAACTCCCGTTTTGGACGTATTTTTCTTGCCACCGTCGGTTGCTGTGGCGCCGCCACTTGTTGTGGTGTGTTGGCAGCCCCTCTTTTTGTCGCGCATGCCCAGCAGGTTTCGTATTTAGCTGAGGCTCCTGAGGCGTATTCGGATATTGTCACTGACTTGCGGGGCCAGTTAAGCCCTGAAGAAATAGACAAGATCACGGATGCGGCGGCTGCGTATTCGATGGAAACTGGTGGGCAGTTCCGTTTAGTGTTGGTCAATGATTTTGATGGTCTGACACCCGAGCGTTGGACGGAGGAGGTACTCAATCGAATTGGGGCGGGCCCGAACGATGTGGTGATGGCTGTGAGCACAAACCAGTTTGGTTTTACTGGTGGTTCAGGCTTTAGTGATGCTGATTTGGATCGCATGTGGAATGCGTCTTCCCAGCCGTTAGCGCAGCGTGATTTCGCGGGTTCTGCCATTGGGCTTCTCGACGCCGCCAGCAACGCTGGTGGTGGTGCGGTGTCCGATTCGCAGCCGGGTTCTGCTACCTCGGGTTCTGCGGCATCGTCTGGGCAGAGCACTGGTTCCGCGTTGTGGACTGTGGCTGGCTTAGGTGCGTTGGGGGCGACCGGCGGCGGGTTGTATGTTGCAAGTCGTCGGCGTCGCAAGCAGGATTCTTTGGCGGTACTTGAGCAGGCACGTTCCTTGGATCCGGCTGATTCGTCTTCGCTTGCACGATTGCCGTTGGACACGTTGGAGTCCTTGGCTCAGGAGGAGTTGGTGAGCACGGATGAGTCGATTAAGAATGCCCGTGCTGAGCTTGATATTGCGATTGCGGAGTTTGGTGCTGAGCGCACTCGGAGTTTTACTCGTGCGATGAATCATTCAACTCAGACGCTGCAGAAGGCGTTTGGGTTGAAGCAGCGCCTTGACACTCAGCAGTTCGCGGGCGAGATTGAGCGCCGGGCGTTGCTGGTGGAGATCATTTCTTCTTGTGGTCAGGCTGATGATGCGCTTGATGCTGAGGCGGTTAATTTTGCCCAGCTGCGTGATCTGTTGGTGAATGCCCCCGCTGCTTTAGATAAGGTGACGCAGGCTTCGGTGGATATTACGGCTCGCATGCCTGCGGCATCAGTGCTGTTGGAGCAACTGAAGAGCGACTATTCTGCGCCGATGATTGCCCCGATTGCGGATAATGTTCAGCTTGCTCAGGCTGCGCTGGATGAGGCGAATCGCCAGCTCGATCTTTCCCGCACGTTGCTTGCGCGCCCCGCGGGTGAGCAGGGTGGGCTTGTCGACGCCGTGCGCTTGGCGGAGCAGGCTGCGGCGAAGGCGGATCAGATGTTGGCAGCGATTGAAAACGCCCAAGCGGATATTACTCGCGCCCAGGTGGGTATTCCTGAGCTGGTTAAGGAAGTCCAATCGGAAATCGACGAGGCTGTGGCGATTCGGGCGAAGGGACAGTCATTGGGCACTGCCATGAATTGGGATTTGGTGGATGGCACGATTGCCCGCGCCCGCACTGCGGTGGAGCAAATCAATCCGGATGATCCGCTGTCCACGTGGGCGACGTTGACTGATATTGATGCCCAGTTGGATGAGCTTCTTGATCAGTTGCGTCAGGGCACTGCAAGCCATGAGCGCATGTTGCAGGTGTATACGCAGCAATCTGGTGTGGCTACGGCTCAGATCCGGGCTGCCCAAGATTTCATTTCGGCTCGTGGTCGCGTGGTTAAGGCGGGTGCGCGTACGAAGTTGGCTGAGGCTGAGCGCGCGTTTGCTCAAGCTGAGGTGAATCGGAATAAGAATACGCGTGAGGCTATCAATTTTGCCCGTGAGGCTGCAAGCTTGGCGCAGCAGGCGATGCGTTTGGCGCAGCGTGACGATGATGATTACCGTCGTCGCCATTCCTCTTCGAATAACACCACTGGTGCGATGATTGCCGGCATGGTGATTAATGAGCTGCTGAACTCTGGTCACCGTCATGGTGGTGGTTTCAGCGGCGGATTTGGTGGTGGCGGTTCCCGCGGTGGCAGCTTTGGCGGCGGTGGGTCTCGTGGCGGTAGCTTCTAA
- a CDS encoding YdcF family protein, which produces MNAFPAHTRHNLLPTRTRRRHTHGGKVALSLAVLALCPAALVLVRGRIRPKNRRGRFNTILVFGTAQYNGVPSRQFAGRLRWAQQLWQMHEYQTVVTVGGKLDGDAYTEAAVGRTFLVQNGVDPDCLIMVEEGNDTRSSLEAAREHLTGRVLIVTDPQHSVRAELCARLLGIDAVSSPTPHNRVTMFSVMHELGGLMVLGIEFVAGFRAARAVEDACRRLQGVLRPSRKARHEQMRKMTA; this is translated from the coding sequence ATGAACGCATTCCCAGCGCATACACGCCACAACCTGCTGCCTACTCGCACGCGGCGACGTCACACACATGGGGGTAAGGTGGCACTAAGCTTGGCCGTTCTCGCGCTTTGCCCAGCGGCGCTGGTGCTGGTGCGCGGGAGGATTCGGCCGAAGAATCGGCGCGGGCGCTTTAACACAATTCTTGTGTTCGGGACCGCGCAATATAACGGTGTGCCGTCCCGCCAGTTCGCAGGCAGGCTGCGGTGGGCGCAGCAGCTGTGGCAGATGCACGAATATCAAACAGTGGTCACCGTGGGTGGAAAGTTGGACGGTGACGCCTACACAGAAGCAGCGGTGGGGCGAACATTTTTGGTGCAAAACGGCGTCGATCCCGACTGCTTAATCATGGTGGAGGAGGGCAATGATACTCGTTCCTCGCTTGAGGCTGCTAGGGAGCATCTCACCGGCCGGGTGTTGATTGTCACCGACCCGCAGCATAGTGTGCGTGCCGAGCTGTGTGCCCGCTTACTGGGCATCGATGCGGTGAGTTCACCCACCCCGCATAACCGAGTGACGATGTTTAGCGTGATGCACGAGCTTGGTGGTCTCATGGTGTTAGGCATCGAGTTCGTTGCCGGTTTTCGTGCGGCGCGAGCTGTGGAAGATGCGTGTCGACGCCTCCAAGGCGTTCTGCGACCCAGCCGGAAAGCCCGTCACGAGCAGATGAGAAAAATGACGGCCTAA
- a CDS encoding IS1380 family transposase: MKTTTYIPRVASCSHLVSGAGVLPFAHVAELVGISDCLDSALPRSGLTHTLGDVWVNLALSLIAGGDDVHDITLLSSVSTALASKSLPSVTTAWRRITEYADTSEHVREGFIHAAKQARTRVWDLLGDHAPHRVATVEQPLVIDIDATLITAHSDKENATPTYKKGFGFHPLCAFIDYTSIGLPGGEFLNCLLRPGNAGANTIRDHCQLVDEILATLPDHSDGQPWGKRLVIRADSAGGTKKFISFLNDHNLGYVLGYSAPPTARITLDHHLQSQQTTNADTQHLGTSAHTGKDCDRWDTRVPIVRASGDLVCDENHFLEDITGLLRTANIDEHQPLVNLLADYPEDMRVIARIEPPHPGCQHSLFNQHGVRAQLCVTNLIGNIQHIDYCYRNRSLCEQHIKDTKDQGLSKLPFKQFGANQIWCLIVALSHQLLTWTKLIDACHHKDHSHQETSKPWWTWVPKTIRVRFVAVASKITTSSRRIILQLDQHNPHTHTLVTLIGYTQSLLQPRWKKRKP; encoded by the coding sequence GTGAAGACTACCACATACATTCCACGGGTTGCTAGCTGTTCTCATCTTGTATCCGGTGCGGGGGTGTTACCGTTTGCTCACGTAGCCGAATTGGTGGGAATAAGTGACTGCCTTGATTCCGCTTTGCCGCGTTCTGGGCTCACGCACACGTTAGGGGATGTGTGGGTGAATCTGGCTTTATCGTTGATTGCTGGTGGGGATGATGTCCACGACATCACCTTGCTTTCTTCTGTTTCAACCGCGTTAGCATCAAAATCGTTACCGTCAGTGACAACCGCATGGCGGCGGATCACAGAATATGCAGATACCAGCGAGCATGTGCGAGAAGGGTTTATCCACGCAGCGAAACAAGCTCGCACTAGGGTGTGGGATTTGTTAGGTGATCACGCTCCGCATCGGGTGGCAACAGTTGAACAACCACTGGTTATCGATATTGATGCCACGTTGATTACCGCACATTCCGATAAGGAAAACGCGACGCCTACCTATAAGAAAGGCTTTGGTTTCCACCCGTTATGTGCCTTTATTGATTACACCAGCATCGGTCTGCCTGGTGGGGAGTTTCTTAACTGCCTGCTTCGACCAGGAAATGCCGGGGCAAACACAATTCGTGATCACTGCCAGCTTGTTGACGAGATTCTTGCCACCCTGCCTGATCACAGTGATGGTCAACCCTGGGGCAAACGATTAGTCATCCGTGCTGACAGTGCTGGTGGGACAAAGAAATTCATCAGTTTCCTCAACGATCACAACCTTGGGTATGTTCTGGGTTATTCCGCCCCGCCGACAGCGCGCATCACCCTTGACCATCACCTTCAATCCCAACAAACAACCAACGCTGATACACAACACTTGGGAACCAGTGCTCACACAGGCAAAGACTGTGATCGGTGGGATACTCGGGTGCCGATTGTGCGTGCTTCAGGGGATCTGGTTTGTGATGAGAACCATTTCCTTGAAGACATCACCGGACTACTGCGCACCGCAAATATAGATGAGCACCAACCTTTGGTGAATCTTCTAGCTGACTACCCCGAGGATATGCGTGTTATCGCACGAATCGAACCACCCCACCCAGGGTGCCAACACAGTCTTTTCAACCAACATGGTGTTCGCGCCCAACTGTGCGTAACGAACCTTATTGGGAATATTCAACACATTGACTACTGCTACCGTAATCGGTCTTTATGTGAACAACACATCAAAGACACCAAAGACCAAGGCCTTAGTAAACTGCCGTTTAAACAATTCGGGGCGAACCAAATCTGGTGTTTGATCGTTGCACTATCCCACCAACTTCTTACCTGGACGAAACTCATCGACGCCTGCCACCACAAGGATCATTCACACCAAGAAACAAGCAAGCCTTGGTGGACATGGGTGCCGAAGACTATCCGTGTAAGGTTTGTTGCGGTTGCATCAAAAATCACCACAAGCAGCAGACGCATCATCCTCCAGCTTGACCAGCACAACCCCCACACCCACACACTGGTCACGCTTATTGGCTACACCCAGAGCCTTCTACAGCCACGCTGGAAGAAACGAAAACCCTAA
- a CDS encoding DUF3558 family protein, with translation MKSRTALLPLVISSALVVVGCSHSSTTQAASTTVVSSLVPTPNPTVVPDLWYRPAMIPLPPDREYTEGFDPSNRTQKLYNPCDELTAEELAELELEKIGRTRTESTLFDCGMEVLGQDGGYNVTTHLATYAHIKERGLIIDATFPDVDDRVYFSHIRHDTADHCDAAVSTENGRLSITYKYREKEPLPKDELCRRAYEVMQKLRVKGGYR, from the coding sequence ATGAAATCACGCACAGCACTACTACCACTGGTGATCAGTTCTGCTCTTGTGGTGGTTGGGTGTTCTCATTCATCGACCACTCAGGCTGCATCGACAACTGTTGTTTCTTCGTTGGTGCCGACCCCGAATCCTACTGTGGTGCCTGATCTATGGTATCGACCCGCAATGATCCCGCTTCCCCCGGATCGTGAATATACGGAAGGGTTCGATCCGAGTAATCGCACGCAAAAACTCTACAACCCGTGTGATGAGTTGACTGCTGAAGAGCTCGCAGAGTTAGAGCTGGAAAAAATAGGACGTACGCGTACTGAATCAACGTTGTTTGATTGTGGGATGGAGGTGCTTGGGCAAGACGGTGGTTATAACGTCACTACGCATCTTGCGACCTATGCCCATATCAAAGAGCGTGGGCTGATTATTGATGCGACGTTCCCGGATGTCGATGACCGCGTGTATTTCAGTCACATCCGGCACGATACTGCCGATCATTGCGATGCTGCTGTGAGCACTGAAAATGGGCGTTTGAGCATCACCTACAAATATCGCGAAAAAGAACCATTACCGAAAGACGAGCTGTGTCGTCGTGCCTATGAAGTTATGCAAAAACTACGTGTCAAAGGAGGATACCGATGA